From the Pectobacterium carotovorum genome, one window contains:
- the minD gene encoding septum site-determining protein MinD: MARIIVVTSGKGGVGKTTSSAAIATGLAQKGKKTVVIDFDIGLRNLDLIMGCERRVVYDFVNVIQGDATLNQALIKDKRTDNLYILPASQTRDKDALTHEGVEKVLNDLGDMEFDFIVCDSPAGIETGALMALYFADEAIITTNPEVSSVRDSDRILGILSSKSRRAERSEDPIKEHLLLTRYNPGRVSRGDMLSMEDVLEILRIPLVGVIPEDQSVLRASNQGEPVILDTEADAGKAYADTVERLLGEERPFRFVEEEKKGFLKRLFGG, translated from the coding sequence ATGGCACGCATCATTGTTGTTACATCGGGTAAAGGGGGCGTTGGCAAGACCACATCAAGCGCGGCCATTGCTACCGGTTTAGCCCAGAAAGGAAAAAAGACGGTTGTCATCGATTTTGACATTGGGCTGCGTAACCTCGACCTGATCATGGGATGTGAGCGTCGCGTAGTGTATGACTTTGTGAACGTTATTCAGGGTGATGCCACGCTGAATCAGGCGCTGATCAAAGATAAGAGAACGGATAATCTCTACATTCTGCCGGCATCACAAACGCGTGATAAAGATGCCTTAACGCATGAAGGCGTAGAGAAAGTGCTCAACGATCTGGGCGACATGGAATTCGATTTTATCGTGTGTGATTCACCCGCCGGGATTGAAACCGGTGCGCTGATGGCGCTCTATTTCGCCGACGAAGCGATTATCACCACCAACCCAGAAGTCTCCTCCGTTCGCGACTCCGACCGCATTCTGGGCATTCTGTCCTCGAAGTCACGTCGCGCTGAGCGTTCTGAAGACCCGATCAAAGAGCATCTGCTGCTGACGCGCTACAACCCAGGCCGAGTGAGCCGTGGCGATATGCTAAGCATGGAAGACGTGCTTGAAATTCTGCGGATTCCGCTGGTTGGCGTGATCCCTGAAGACCAGTCCGTACTCCGCGCCTCTAACCAGGGCGAACCTGTCATTCTGGATACTGAAGCCGATGCCGGCAAAGCCTACGCGGACACCGTTGAACGTCTGCTTGGCGAAGAGCGTCCTTTCCGTTTTGTTGAAGAAGAGAAGAAGGGTTTCCTTAAACGACTTTTTGGGGGATAA
- the minC gene encoding septum site-determining protein MinC has protein sequence MSQTPIELKGSSFTLSVVHLHDSQPEVIYQALQEKIEQAPAFLKNAPVVINVAALTAETDWIKLQQAISSTGLHVVGVSGCTDDALKKTIAQAGLPLLSEGKAQRRVVEPVAAVPAAVKTKVINTPVRSGQQIYARNCDLIVTSSVSAGAEVIADGNIHIYGMMRGRALAGVSGDVQSQIFCTHLAAELVSIAGRYWLSDQIPEPYFGQPARINLNQLDNVLTIKPLD, from the coding sequence ATGTCACAAACGCCAATAGAGTTAAAAGGCAGCAGCTTTACCTTATCGGTTGTTCATTTGCATGATTCCCAACCCGAGGTAATTTACCAGGCACTACAGGAAAAAATAGAGCAAGCGCCTGCTTTCCTGAAAAATGCCCCCGTTGTCATTAACGTTGCCGCATTAACTGCGGAAACTGACTGGATAAAATTACAGCAGGCCATTTCATCAACCGGCCTGCATGTCGTTGGCGTCAGTGGATGCACCGACGATGCATTAAAGAAAACCATTGCGCAGGCGGGGCTTCCCCTTCTGAGCGAGGGTAAAGCACAACGCCGGGTAGTCGAACCCGTCGCCGCCGTTCCTGCTGCGGTGAAAACGAAAGTCATCAACACCCCCGTTCGCTCCGGCCAACAGATTTATGCCCGGAACTGTGACTTGATTGTCACAAGCAGCGTCAGCGCGGGAGCTGAGGTGATTGCCGATGGCAATATTCATATTTACGGCATGATGCGCGGCCGAGCCCTCGCAGGCGTTTCTGGCGATGTTCAGAGCCAGATATTCTGTACGCATCTGGCCGCAGAACTGGTCTCTATCGCTGGCCGTTACTGGCTGAGCGACCAGATTCCTGAACCGTATTTTGGGCAGCCAGCGCGGATCAACCTGAACCAGCTGGACAATGTTTTAACGATAAAACCTCTAGACTAG
- a CDS encoding YcgL domain-containing protein: MFCVIYRSAKRDQTYLYVEKKDDFSRVPEELMKSFGTPQLAMVLPLDGRKKLANADIEKVKLALQEQGFYLQVPPPVESLLNTPM; this comes from the coding sequence ATGTTTTGTGTGATCTATCGAAGTGCTAAACGCGATCAGACCTATCTTTATGTTGAAAAAAAAGACGATTTCTCACGCGTGCCGGAAGAATTAATGAAAAGCTTTGGCACGCCGCAGTTAGCCATGGTCTTACCGTTGGATGGTCGTAAAAAACTGGCGAATGCCGATATAGAAAAAGTGAAACTTGCGCTACAGGAACAGGGCTTTTATCTGCAAGTTCCACCTCCGGTCGAGAGCTTATTAAACACGCCGATGTAA
- a CDS encoding fumarylacetoacetate hydrolase family protein: MYQHRDWQGALLDFPANKVVCVGSNYSEHIKEMGSATPAEPVLFIKPETALCDLRQPVAIPKNLGSVHHEVELAVLIGTPLKQANEERVARAIAGYGVALDLTLRDLQSDFKKAGQPWEKAKAFDGSCPISGFIPVAEFGDPQQTELGVKVNDEVRQQGNTRDMITPILPLIAYMSRFFTLRAGDIILTGTPKGVGPILSGDMLTITVNDRTLSTRII, translated from the coding sequence ATGTACCAACACAGAGACTGGCAGGGCGCGCTGCTTGATTTCCCAGCAAATAAAGTCGTTTGCGTCGGAAGCAACTACTCAGAACATATCAAAGAAATGGGCAGTGCGACCCCGGCTGAGCCCGTGTTATTCATCAAGCCTGAAACCGCACTGTGTGATTTACGTCAGCCCGTTGCCATTCCTAAAAATCTGGGTTCGGTTCACCACGAAGTTGAACTGGCGGTGCTAATCGGTACGCCGTTAAAGCAGGCGAATGAAGAACGTGTTGCTCGGGCGATTGCGGGTTACGGTGTAGCGCTGGATCTGACGCTGCGTGATTTGCAGTCCGACTTTAAAAAAGCAGGCCAGCCGTGGGAAAAAGCCAAGGCGTTTGACGGTTCCTGCCCGATCTCCGGTTTCATTCCGGTTGCCGAGTTTGGCGATCCGCAGCAAACCGAATTGGGTGTAAAAGTGAATGATGAAGTGCGCCAGCAGGGCAACACGCGTGATATGATTACGCCGATTCTGCCGCTGATTGCTTACATGAGCCGTTTCTTTACGCTGCGCGCGGGCGATATTATTTTGACGGGTACGCCAAAAGGGGTCGGTCCGATCCTGTCTGGCGATATGCTGACGATTACGGTGAATGACCGGACGTTGAGCACACGTATTATCTAA
- a CDS encoding YcgN family cysteine cluster protein, producing the protein MTERPFWQQKTLSEMSDDEWESLCDGCGQCCLHKLIDEDTEEIYFTNVACNQLNIKSCQCRNYEKRFEYEPDCIKLTRENLLTFNWLPATCAYRLIHEREDLPQWHPLVSGTKTAMHRERISVRHIAVRESEVVDWQDHILNKPEWAR; encoded by the coding sequence ATGACTGAACGCCCTTTTTGGCAGCAAAAAACGTTGTCTGAGATGTCTGACGATGAATGGGAGTCGCTGTGCGATGGCTGCGGTCAGTGCTGTTTGCATAAACTAATTGATGAGGATACGGAGGAAATCTACTTTACCAATGTCGCCTGTAATCAATTGAATATTAAAAGCTGCCAGTGCCGTAACTATGAGAAACGCTTCGAGTACGAGCCGGACTGCATCAAGCTGACGCGTGAAAACCTGCTGACGTTTAACTGGCTGCCGGCGACCTGTGCATATCGCCTGATTCATGAACGTGAAGATTTACCGCAGTGGCATCCGCTGGTCAGCGGCACTAAGACGGCGATGCACCGGGAGCGTATCTCCGTGCGCCATATTGCTGTACGTGAGAGTGAAGTGGTGGACTGGCAGGATCACATTTTAAACAAACCCGAATGGGCGAGGTGA
- a CDS encoding site-specific integrase has protein sequence MSNYPTGVESHGGSLRLWFIYMGVRVRENLSVPDTAKNRRLAGELRSSICYAIKTGTFNYSSQFPQSKNLKKFGLVAPGISVGDLAKKWLELKRMEITQNAHKRYVSYIKVCIGIIGTGRLISSITHEDVLTTRMELMTGYQICGKHQKKRGEKKGRTVRTVNTYITCLSSLFEFAEKNGYITKTPFSGVDPLRKSKTDPDPLSRDEYNRLIAVIPSEQIRNLWMLAVNTGMRHGEIAALAWEDIDTKNWTINVSRNIAMKGHFTPPKTDNGNRVINLTIPAIRALKSQMEYTRMGKQHKIDVHLREFGKTRTDECTFVFVPRLTARNGHGGDWYAPGSFGATWNGLLKKAGIRHRRAYESRHTFACWALSVGANPSFIAAQMGHASAQMVYNVYGKWMNDNNHNQLNILNANFTDDATLMPQASFL, from the coding sequence ATGAGTAACTACCCAACTGGGGTCGAAAGCCACGGCGGTTCACTCCGCCTTTGGTTTATTTATATGGGCGTTCGAGTCCGTGAAAATTTATCAGTACCTGATACTGCAAAAAATAGGCGTTTAGCTGGAGAATTGCGATCGTCTATTTGCTATGCAATAAAAACAGGCACGTTCAATTACTCATCGCAGTTTCCTCAGTCAAAAAACCTTAAAAAATTTGGACTTGTAGCTCCCGGCATTAGTGTTGGAGATCTGGCTAAAAAGTGGCTTGAACTTAAGAGAATGGAGATAACGCAAAACGCGCATAAGCGCTATGTATCGTACATCAAAGTGTGCATTGGTATTATCGGTACAGGACGTTTGATTTCTTCAATAACACATGAGGATGTTTTGACAACAAGAATGGAGTTAATGACAGGATACCAAATATGCGGGAAGCATCAAAAGAAGCGTGGTGAGAAAAAAGGACGCACAGTGAGGACGGTGAATACTTACATCACCTGTCTATCATCCCTATTCGAATTTGCGGAAAAAAACGGGTACATCACAAAAACGCCGTTTTCTGGCGTTGACCCCTTACGTAAGAGCAAAACGGATCCAGACCCACTCAGTCGTGATGAATATAACCGACTGATAGCCGTCATCCCATCAGAGCAAATCAGAAATCTATGGATGCTAGCTGTCAATACAGGGATGAGACACGGAGAGATAGCGGCGCTGGCGTGGGAGGATATCGACACGAAAAATTGGACGATAAATGTTAGCCGTAATATCGCAATGAAAGGGCATTTCACTCCTCCTAAAACGGATAATGGTAATCGCGTCATTAATCTGACCATTCCTGCGATAAGAGCATTGAAAAGCCAGATGGAATACACACGGATGGGTAAACAACACAAAATAGACGTCCATCTGCGAGAGTTCGGTAAAACTCGCACAGATGAATGTACGTTCGTTTTCGTCCCTCGCCTCACAGCAAGAAATGGTCATGGCGGAGATTGGTACGCCCCTGGATCATTCGGTGCAACGTGGAACGGGTTGTTGAAAAAAGCCGGGATAAGGCATCGAAGAGCGTATGAGTCAAGACACACATTTGCATGTTGGGCATTAAGCGTCGGGGCAAATCCAAGTTTTATAGCTGCACAGATGGGGCATGCTTCTGCGCAAATGGTTTACAACGTTTACGGGAAATGGATGAATGACAACAATCATAATCAACTTAATATTCTAAACGCGAATTTTACTGATGATGCCACACTGATGCCCCAGGCGTCATTCCTGTGA
- a CDS encoding excisionase family protein, with protein sequence MDSVIQMNPSKWVSEDLLMSLTGMTKHMIQHARRTSWMEGREYRHVAPDMQPKQNSPIMYNRHEIDNWVERQRPAIRRKISA encoded by the coding sequence ATGGATAGCGTTATTCAAATGAACCCCAGCAAATGGGTTTCGGAGGATTTGCTCATGTCATTAACCGGCATGACGAAGCACATGATACAACATGCGAGACGAACGTCATGGATGGAGGGGCGAGAATATCGACATGTTGCTCCCGACATGCAGCCCAAGCAAAACAGCCCGATCATGTACAACCGACACGAAATTGATAATTGGGTAGAACGTCAACGACCCGCGATCCGCCGTAAAATTTCTGCTTAA